The Polyangium mundeleinium genome contains the following window.
CGAGGATCCGAAGGCGCACCGAGGAAGGCAGCGCGCGCGCGTGGCGCACGACGCCCGCCGGATCGAACGCGAAGAGCAAAAGCGACGCGAGGAAGACCCGCCCGAACGCGATGAACAGCGGATGCGCGGGCTTCGCCACCACCGCCATCGGCGCGCTCACGGCGAAGGAGAGCCCCGCGAGCGTGACGAACAGGGCCGCGCGACCACGCCCCGCGGGTGCCGGGTTCGCTCCGTTCACAGGCTGATTTCGCCCGCCCACGACGCGGCGAACGCCGCGCGCGCCGCCGAGGTGCGGCCCTCGTTCGCGGCCTCCGCGCGACCGAGCACGATCATGAGCTTCGTCAGCGCGGCCTCCGTCGTCATGTCCCCGGCGCCGATCGCCTCCGCCCGCGCGGCCGCGACGCCGCCGTGATACCGCGCAAGATCCACGGCGCCGCGCGTCGACTGGCTGACGATCACCACGGGCACGTCCGCCGCGCGCGCCGCTTCGAGCACGGGCACGAGCGAGTTCTCCAGCCGCGGCACGTTCCCCGCGCCGAACGCCTCGATCACCATGCCGCGCACGCCCGCCGCGAGCGCGCCGTGCAGGAGCCGCGGATCGAGCCCCGGGAACGTACGCACCGCGAGCACGTGTGGTTCGAGCCGGCCGTCGAACGACGACCTCGGCCGCGGCGCGAGCACATGCGGCGCGAGGTTCACGCCGAGGCCGAGCTCCGCGAGCGGCGGGCACGCGGGTGAGCCGAAGGCCTTCATCCCCCACGCGTCGAGCTTCGTCGCGCGGCAGCCGCGGAGCAGCTCCGAGTGGAACGCGATGCCCACCTCGGGGACCCGCGTCGTCGCCAGATGGCAGGCGTCGACGAGGTTCGTTCGCGCGTCGGTGCGCACGTCCGCGAGCGGCTTCTGCGCGCCCGTGAGGATCACGGGACGATCGAGGCCGGGCAAGAGAAACGCGAGCGCGCTCGCGGTATAGGCCATCGTGTCCGTGCCGTGCACGATGACGAAGCCGTCGTACCGATCGAGCGAGGCGTGCACGGCCTTTGCGAGCTCGACCCAGTGGTGAGGTTGGAAGTCGGCCGAGTCGAGGTTGTAGAGGATCTTCGTCTCGATCTCGGCGAGCTTGCGAAGGACGGGCAGCTCCGCGACGAGGTCGCGTGTGTACACGTCGGGTTCGAGCGGCGTCGGATCGCCGCCGCGCATCATGAGCGTCCCCCCCGTGTGGATCAGCAAGAGCCGCACGGGCGCGAGCCTAGCAAACGTTCGGCGTTTGGCTCATCCGCCCGGCGAGAACATGAGGGGGTAGACCACCGTCACGATTCCGCCTTCCGGCTGCGGAAAGCTCAGGCCGTTGAAGGCGCGCACGATGCACGCGACCACGCCGCCGTCGGGCATGTCCGATCCGCCGTTGCCGACGTTCGACACCGCGCCGTCGGCCCCGATCACGAACCGCACCGAGACGCGCCCCTGGAGGTTCGGGTTGTTCCGCAGGCCGTTCTCGTAACAGAGCCGGAAGCGCCCGAAGTTCTGCCGGATGATCCGCCGCACGACCTCCGGAGGCAGCCGGCCGCTCAGAGCCATGGCGCCCCCGCGCGCTTGCGTTTGCGTCGCCTTGGACGAGGAGCGGTCGTCGTAGGCGACCGGGGCCACCGTCGGGGCTGGCTGCGGGGGCCGCTCGTAGAGCAGCCCGATCAGGCCGGTGTCGCGGGCATCTGCGGGCTCGCCTTCGCGCGCACGAGCGAACTCTTCCGCGCTCCAGCGCTCGCCCGCCGCCTGAAGCGAACGCATCCACGCCGCTTCGAGGTCCATCTCCGCGCGGTCGCGTCGTTGCCGGCGCCGCGCCCTGCTCTCGAAACCTGCGATCTCTTCGGCGTAAAGCCCCTCCATCTCCTTCTCGTCGGCGCGGCGGAGCATCTGCTGGATGAAGTACTTCTCATCGTCCGTGATGCCATCGAAGTCGTCGTCGACGATGGGCTGGAACCGCGAGGCCACGGCCACGAAGACGAGCAGATGGAGCAGCACCGAAGCGAGGTGCGAGAGCCCGAGGCGACGCGAGAGCACGGGCGCGCGGGGCGCGCGGGGCGCAGCCTCGCTGCCGGTGATCTCGATCGTGAAAGGCCCGAGGCGCACGGCGATCGTCCTGCCAGGCCCGAGCGGAACTTCGGCGGCGTCGCGGTAGACACGCGAGGGATCCGCGAGGCCACGCGCGACGGCGCGGGCGGGGGTCATCGGCTTGCCCTCGCCGTCGAACACGACACGCGCGCCCTTCGGCACGACGGCGCGCACGTCGCCGTCCCACCGCGCGAGCAGCACGGGCACGCGGGAAGCGCCCACGATCTCGGCGGGCAACACGACGTCGCAGCCCTCTTCCTCGCCCACGAACAACGGGCGCGGCGGGGAGAGCTCCACGGCGGCGAGCACGCAGTCGCTCCCCCACCGCACGACGACGTCGACGGCGCGCGCCGCGGCGCTCACCCTTGCATCCCGAAGAGGCGGATCGGAGGCCACGGAGACAGAGACCACGTCACCCTCCCGATCGTTCCAGCCGAGACCCTCATCGAGAGTACATGAGGCCGGGCATCTCAGAAAGAGATGCTCACGTGCCGCAGAGGCGACGTACGCGTCCTCGATCGGCGACGCACACACGTCACAGCCGGCGAACGAGACCTGCCGCGACGACGTGACACACGTGGCCGTCCCCCGAGGAGGTCGGGATGCGCGGCCTACACACGTGTCCGTCGACGTAAGGAGGTCGCCGCGGCCACCTGCCACGCGTGCCAGGTGCCCAAGGCAGGTCGGCGTCGCCGACGCACACACGTCACAACCGACGAACGAGATCGCCGAGGCCACCTCCCACAGGTGGAGGACGACAAAAGGAGACCGCCGAGGCCACCTTCCACGGGTGGAAGGTGGCCCCGGCGGTCAGAGAGGGGCGTTGGTTCGCGGAATCAGCCTTCAGCTGCCGGGCTGGAAGAGGATCGGGTACGTCACGGTGACGATGCCGTCCTCGGGAGCCGGGAAGCTCATCCCGTAGAACGAGCGGACCACGCAGGAGACCGCGTTCTGGTCGGGCAGATCCGACCCGCCGTTCGACACCTGCGAGACGCTGCCGTCGCGACCGATCACGAACCGCACGGCCACGCGGCCCTGGAGGTTCGGGTTCGTCCGCAGGCCCTGCTCGTAGCAGAACCGGAAGCGACCGAAGTTCTGCCGCACGGTCCGCTGGATGATCTCGGCCGGGAGACGACCGGTCGTCGTGACGCCCTGCGGACGCATGATCGGCGCGCTCGTCTTGTGCTCCTTCGGCTTGAGCTGGCGGTTGAAGCCGCCGGGGCCGCCGAGGTTCACGCCGTAGGTCCCGATGCGATCGATGCCGATGCCTTCACCCTTGCCACCACCACCCTCCTCGTGGCCCGACACGCCAAGACCACCCGAACCCGCGGCCTCGTCGATCGACGAACCCCACATGTTGCCGAGGGCGCTCCGATCGTCGCTGCCGAACGAGGTGTCGCCACCCCACTTCGCCGTGACGGCGTTCGGGTCGCCGCCGTTCATCACGTTGAGCAGCCCGATCATGCCGAAGTTGCGCGCCTCGTCGACCGCGGCCTGCCGCGCGATCTGCGGGTCCGTGTTGTTCTTGTCCCCGGCGAGCGCGAACCGACCGTCGCTCTTGTTGCTCGTCGTGCTGCCCATCTTGCCCTCGCTGTCCTGCGCACGCGCGCCGGAGCTGCCACCGGGGGCCTTCTCGTTCGTCTCGGCGAGCTCGGGCGTCTCCTTCTTCTCCTCCTCACGCTCCGCGCTCACGTCGAGCGCGTGCTGAATGAAGTACTTGTCCTCGTCCGAGATCGCGTCCTCGTCCGTCACGCCGAGGGGCGGGAGGAAGAACGCAGCCGCCGCGAGCAAACCCGCGTGCACCGCGAGGGAGACGCCGTGCCAGGAAAGACCCTTGCCCTGCATCGCCACCGCGCCGCCCTTGACCTTGCGGCCCGCCTTCACGCTCGCGACCTGGATCACGAGCCCGCCGATCTCCACCTTCACCCGCGCGCCGAACGAGAGCGCGATCTCGACGCTGCCCGCGAGCTCCGCACACGGCATCGCGTTCGTCGCGTCGACCGGAGCACGCCGGCCCTCGGTCTCGATCGTCGCCTTCGCCGTCGCGGGCACCACGACGCGCGCCTTGCCATCCGCACCCACGAGCACGACCGGGAGCCGCGAGGCGCCGAGCGTGCCGGCGGGGATCACGAAGTCCGCGCTCTCCTCGCCGACGTGGAACGGACGAACCGGCGAGAGGTGCGCGACGTGGAGGACCGAGTCGCCCCACAGGATCATGATCTCGACCGCCTCGTCCGCGCGCTCGCACTCTTCGGCCGGGACCTCGGGGCCGCTCTTGACGAGCGCGTACGTGTACGAACCCTCGGGCGCGTCGGCAGCCACGGTCTCGGGCTCGCTCGCCTTGTCGGCGAAGAGAGCGCGGGGATCGAAGGGGCGCGCCGGGGTCGCGCCGAAAAGATCCACGGGCGCCTTGGCGACGAACGGGTTGTTCGAGTCGAGTGCCGGCTTCTTCTCGTTGCGATGATCCATGACAAACCTCTCCTGATTTCCTCCGCGCGCGGCGGGGATCGCTCTCGTGTTTCGTGAAGCTCTGCTACGCGGGCGACTCGTCGGACGCCCTCTCCAGGGCGCCCTCGCGTCTCATCCGGCGTTCAGCATCGCGTCCACGTACCTAACGACAGCCAGATCCGGGGCGGGTTCCAGAAAAGCGACATGGACCCGAAACAACGAGGATCGCAGGGAATTCGAGGCGCGGCGGCTCAGCCGGCGCGGGTCTCGGCCGGCGCGGGCGTCCGGCCGAGGAGCGCCCGGGACGACTCGATGAGGAGCGCGATCGCGAGGCCAACGAGCAGGACGCCGACGACGCCGTTCATGGTCGCCGTATTCAACGAAAAGCCACCTTCGCGGATGGCTCCGAAGGCGTGGCGGATCTGGGCGATGAGCGCCCACAAGGTCACGGTCATGACGAAGACCATGGGCACGGCCGTGTACCAGATGCGGCGCTTCTCGCGGTGGAGCCACACGGTGATCGCGAGGAGCGTGAGCGCGGCGAGGAGCTGGTTGCTCGTGCCGAAGAGCGTCCAGAAATCGAGGTAGGCGGGGCGCACGCCGGGCGCGGGCGGGCGCGCCGTGGCGACGAAGTACGCGGGCGGGAGCAAGGTGAGCGCCGCGGCGATCGCGCCGGCCTTGCGCTTCTT
Protein-coding sequences here:
- a CDS encoding asparaginase, translated to MRLLLIHTGGTLMMRGGDPTPLEPDVYTRDLVAELPVLRKLAEIETKILYNLDSADFQPHHWVELAKAVHASLDRYDGFVIVHGTDTMAYTASALAFLLPGLDRPVILTGAQKPLADVRTDARTNLVDACHLATTRVPEVGIAFHSELLRGCRATKLDAWGMKAFGSPACPPLAELGLGVNLAPHVLAPRPRSSFDGRLEPHVLAVRTFPGLDPRLLHGALAAGVRGMVIEAFGAGNVPRLENSLVPVLEAARAADVPVVIVSQSTRGAVDLARYHGGVAAARAEAIGAGDMTTEAALTKLMIVLGRAEAANEGRTSAARAAFAASWAGEISL
- a CDS encoding AgmX/PglI C-terminal domain-containing protein is translated as MDHRNEKKPALDSNNPFVAKAPVDLFGATPARPFDPRALFADKASEPETVAADAPEGSYTYALVKSGPEVPAEECERADEAVEIMILWGDSVLHVAHLSPVRPFHVGEESADFVIPAGTLGASRLPVVLVGADGKARVVVPATAKATIETEGRRAPVDATNAMPCAELAGSVEIALSFGARVKVEIGGLVIQVASVKAGRKVKGGAVAMQGKGLSWHGVSLAVHAGLLAAAAFFLPPLGVTDEDAISDEDKYFIQHALDVSAEREEEKKETPELAETNEKAPGGSSGARAQDSEGKMGSTTSNKSDGRFALAGDKNNTDPQIARQAAVDEARNFGMIGLLNVMNGGDPNAVTAKWGGDTSFGSDDRSALGNMWGSSIDEAAGSGGLGVSGHEEGGGGKGEGIGIDRIGTYGVNLGGPGGFNRQLKPKEHKTSAPIMRPQGVTTTGRLPAEIIQRTVRQNFGRFRFCYEQGLRTNPNLQGRVAVRFVIGRDGSVSQVSNGGSDLPDQNAVSCVVRSFYGMSFPAPEDGIVTVTYPILFQPGS
- a CDS encoding AgmX/PglI C-terminal domain-containing protein; this translates as MVSVSVASDPPLRDARVSAAARAVDVVVRWGSDCVLAAVELSPPRPLFVGEEEGCDVVLPAEIVGASRVPVLLARWDGDVRAVVPKGARVVFDGEGKPMTPARAVARGLADPSRVYRDAAEVPLGPGRTIAVRLGPFTIEITGSEAAPRAPRAPVLSRRLGLSHLASVLLHLLVFVAVASRFQPIVDDDFDGITDDEKYFIQQMLRRADEKEMEGLYAEEIAGFESRARRRQRRDRAEMDLEAAWMRSLQAAGERWSAEEFARAREGEPADARDTGLIGLLYERPPQPAPTVAPVAYDDRSSSKATQTQARGGAMALSGRLPPEVVRRIIRQNFGRFRLCYENGLRNNPNLQGRVSVRFVIGADGAVSNVGNGGSDMPDGGVVACIVRAFNGLSFPQPEGGIVTVVYPLMFSPGG